From Skermanella sp. TT6, a single genomic window includes:
- a CDS encoding LysR family transcriptional regulator gives MAALNYRHLRYFRAVAHEGNLTRAAERLNLSQSALSVQLQKLELQLGHPLFERQGKRLVLTEAGRIALDYADTVFQAGEELLSTLQGRGGQSRQMLRVGAITTLSRNFQIEFLRPLMARRDVGLVVRSGTMGELLARLEAHELDLVLSNRPVQRDARTPWHSHLLDVQPVSLVGRPGPESAGFRFPLDLATWPVLLPSLDSDIRTGFDRILEVAGVRPVILAEVDDMAMLRLMARESPGLALVPPIVVRDELKAGVLVEWCRIPEVKETFYAIAQSRRFPNPLIAGLLSGKSRPEDPEGIP, from the coding sequence ATGGCAGCGCTGAACTATCGCCATCTCCGCTATTTCCGGGCGGTCGCCCATGAAGGCAACCTGACGCGAGCGGCGGAGCGGCTGAACCTGTCGCAATCGGCGCTCTCCGTGCAGCTTCAGAAGCTCGAACTCCAGCTCGGGCATCCGCTGTTCGAGCGGCAGGGCAAGCGCCTCGTCCTGACCGAAGCCGGGCGGATCGCGCTGGACTATGCGGATACCGTGTTCCAGGCCGGCGAGGAACTCCTGAGCACCTTGCAGGGGCGAGGCGGGCAGAGCAGGCAGATGCTGCGGGTCGGCGCCATCACGACCCTCTCCCGGAACTTCCAGATCGAGTTCCTGCGTCCGCTGATGGCGCGCCGGGATGTCGGCCTGGTGGTCCGCTCCGGGACCATGGGCGAACTGTTGGCGCGGCTGGAAGCCCATGAACTCGACCTGGTCCTGTCCAACCGTCCGGTGCAGCGCGATGCGCGGACCCCCTGGCACAGCCACCTGCTGGACGTGCAGCCGGTCAGCTTGGTCGGTCGCCCCGGTCCGGAGTCGGCGGGTTTCCGCTTTCCGCTGGACTTGGCGACCTGGCCGGTGCTGCTGCCCAGTCTGGACAGCGACATCAGGACAGGTTTCGACCGGATCCTGGAGGTCGCGGGCGTGCGGCCGGTCATCCTGGCGGAGGTGGACGACATGGCCATGCTCCGCCTCATGGCGCGCGAGAGCCCCGGATTGGCGCTGGTCCCGCCCATCGTCGTGCGCGACGAGCTGAAGGCCGGCGTCCTGGTCGAATGGTGCCGGATCCCCGAGGTGAAGGAAACCTTCTACGCCATCGCGCAGAGCCGCCGCTTTCCCAACCCGCTGATCGCCGGCCTGCTGTCGGGGAAGAGTCGGCCCGAAGACCCGGAGGGAATTCCTTAG
- a CDS encoding PAS domain S-box protein: MTQPAPIENALAYRLRQQRLLADFGFHALRCRDLDGLLQRATEMCAEGMATRLCKILEWQPAEDRLLVRAGVGWAAGLVGHAIVGADLESPAGFALKTGAPVISNHLAGETRFRTPRLLAEHGVRRAINVVIRDGVAEYPFGVLEVDSPDPGHFEEDDIAFMQGFANLLGVAIERQKAEDGRNRSHEHTLEILESISDAFYAVDGAWRFTYVNSKAEEWWGRRREDLIGRVYWEEFPQAVGSEAYDAHQEAMRLRRKVRCETISPILRHWVDMDIHPTATGGLSVYFRDVTERRRTQEALRESEDRLRFEREFLDTLIRRAPVGISIANAPAGDVVTLNDKAKELIGHDVLGSGLGRYSTYGALHPDGRNYEVEDYPTVRALTRGEFVDREPMIYLLGGRSGHKRRRLQVSSTPVRGADGAVAAAITVLVDVEDQHRRAEQLQALADAWLAVTAAPTLAATLAEIAAAAREIIGVGQATVSLTGDEGRDEAAGAPARDSRRPLRVAGSKLAMPLVSGRGRRLGMVQVSERLDGGTFGADDEAMLVQLAHLASAAIEQAQSEEELRRLNETLEERVAERTRERDRLWEVSEDLLVVADYGRRLLRISPSWSRLLGHDEAVLLAQPYPDIIHPDDFDAVSAHMEALRSGRQPVRFENRIKAADGSWKWIAWVLSADPYGEYLHGVGRDVTAEKAATDALRAAEEQLRQAQKMEALGQLTGGVAHDFNNLLQGIGGSLEAVERRLEAGRTDIGHFSRAARLSVDRAATLTRRLLAFSRRQPLNPEVVDLNALVTGMRDLVRRSVGESVRVETALEERIWYAWADANQIENVLLNLAINARDAMPDGGLLTIRTANAVLDDESSPDGAGVQAGDYVMLAVTDTGKGMPPEVLARAFEPFFTTKPVGQGTGLGLSQLYGFARQSGGHARIDSMEGRGTSVKLYLPRHGGVPVAAVEPVAEPSPSAEGQGTILVVEDEMIVSMVLVETLEEQGYTVLDAAEGQSALRILEGPVPIDLLVTDVGLPGINGRQLAEMARVLRPALKVLFLTGYARPAADGDAFLGPDTGLISKPVAMDSFLAKVRSMTKRA, translated from the coding sequence GTGACACAACCCGCTCCGATCGAGAACGCACTCGCTTACCGCCTGCGCCAGCAACGCCTGCTCGCCGATTTCGGTTTTCACGCGCTGCGCTGCCGCGACCTCGACGGCTTGCTCCAGCGCGCCACCGAGATGTGTGCCGAGGGCATGGCCACGCGCTTGTGCAAGATCCTGGAGTGGCAGCCGGCGGAGGATCGGCTGCTGGTCCGGGCCGGGGTCGGATGGGCCGCGGGGCTGGTCGGCCACGCCATCGTCGGCGCCGATCTGGAGTCCCCCGCCGGCTTCGCCCTGAAAACCGGCGCGCCCGTGATCTCCAATCATCTCGCGGGAGAGACCCGGTTCCGGACACCGCGGCTTCTGGCGGAACACGGCGTCCGGCGCGCCATAAACGTCGTCATCCGCGACGGCGTCGCCGAATACCCGTTCGGCGTGCTGGAGGTGGACAGTCCGGACCCCGGCCATTTCGAGGAGGACGACATAGCCTTCATGCAGGGGTTCGCCAACCTGCTGGGCGTCGCAATCGAACGGCAGAAGGCGGAGGACGGGCGGAACAGGTCGCACGAGCACACGCTGGAGATCCTGGAAAGCATCAGCGATGCCTTCTATGCGGTCGACGGCGCGTGGCGGTTCACCTATGTCAACAGCAAGGCTGAAGAGTGGTGGGGGCGCCGGCGCGAGGATCTGATCGGCCGGGTGTACTGGGAGGAGTTCCCGCAGGCGGTCGGCAGCGAAGCCTACGACGCCCATCAGGAGGCCATGCGACTGCGGCGGAAAGTCCGGTGCGAGACGATCTCCCCGATCCTTCGCCACTGGGTGGACATGGACATCCATCCGACCGCTACCGGCGGCCTGTCGGTGTATTTCCGCGACGTAACGGAGCGCCGCCGGACCCAGGAGGCTCTGCGGGAAAGCGAGGATCGCCTGCGTTTCGAGCGGGAGTTCCTGGATACCCTGATCCGGCGCGCTCCGGTCGGGATCTCCATCGCGAACGCTCCGGCCGGGGATGTCGTCACGTTGAACGACAAGGCCAAGGAACTGATCGGCCACGACGTGCTCGGCAGCGGCCTGGGACGCTATTCGACTTACGGCGCCCTGCATCCCGACGGCAGGAACTATGAGGTCGAGGATTATCCCACCGTCCGGGCGCTGACGCGGGGCGAGTTCGTCGACCGCGAGCCGATGATCTATCTGCTCGGCGGGCGGTCGGGACACAAGCGCCGGCGTCTGCAGGTGAGCAGCACGCCGGTGCGCGGTGCCGACGGCGCCGTCGCCGCGGCCATCACCGTCCTGGTGGACGTGGAAGATCAGCACCGGCGGGCCGAGCAGCTCCAGGCGCTTGCCGACGCGTGGCTGGCCGTGACCGCGGCCCCCACGCTTGCCGCGACCCTGGCGGAGATCGCGGCGGCGGCCCGGGAGATCATCGGCGTCGGCCAGGCCACGGTGAGCCTGACCGGGGATGAGGGCCGCGACGAGGCTGCCGGCGCGCCGGCGCGGGATTCCAGGAGGCCGCTCCGGGTGGCCGGATCGAAGCTGGCCATGCCGCTGGTATCCGGCCGAGGCCGCCGTCTCGGCATGGTCCAGGTGTCCGAGAGGCTGGACGGCGGGACCTTCGGCGCGGACGACGAGGCGATGCTGGTCCAGCTCGCCCATCTCGCCTCCGCCGCCATCGAGCAGGCCCAGTCCGAGGAGGAACTGCGGCGGCTGAACGAGACGCTGGAGGAGCGCGTCGCCGAGCGGACGCGGGAACGTGACCGGCTTTGGGAAGTGAGCGAGGATCTGCTCGTCGTGGCCGATTACGGCAGGCGGCTGCTTCGGATCAGCCCGTCCTGGTCGCGGCTCCTCGGCCATGACGAGGCCGTGCTGCTGGCGCAGCCTTACCCGGACATCATTCATCCCGACGATTTCGACGCCGTATCGGCGCACATGGAGGCTTTGCGCTCCGGTCGCCAGCCCGTGCGGTTCGAGAACAGGATCAAGGCGGCCGACGGGTCCTGGAAATGGATCGCCTGGGTCCTCTCGGCCGATCCGTACGGCGAATACCTGCATGGCGTCGGCCGCGACGTGACCGCCGAGAAGGCCGCTACGGACGCCCTGCGGGCTGCCGAGGAACAGCTTCGCCAGGCGCAGAAGATGGAGGCGCTGGGTCAGCTCACCGGAGGAGTCGCCCATGACTTCAACAATCTGCTGCAAGGGATCGGCGGCAGCCTGGAGGCGGTGGAGCGGCGGCTGGAAGCCGGACGGACGGACATCGGGCATTTCAGCCGCGCCGCCCGCCTGTCGGTCGACCGGGCGGCGACGCTGACCCGGCGCCTGCTGGCGTTCTCCCGGCGGCAGCCGCTCAACCCCGAGGTCGTGGACCTGAATGCGCTGGTGACCGGCATGCGGGATCTGGTCCGGCGATCGGTCGGCGAATCCGTACGGGTCGAGACCGCTCTCGAGGAGCGGATCTGGTACGCCTGGGCCGACGCGAACCAGATCGAGAACGTCCTTCTCAACCTGGCGATCAATGCGCGCGACGCCATGCCGGACGGCGGGCTGCTGACGATCAGGACGGCGAACGCCGTCCTGGACGATGAGTCCTCGCCGGACGGAGCCGGGGTCCAGGCCGGGGATTACGTGATGCTGGCGGTCACGGACACCGGCAAGGGCATGCCGCCGGAAGTCCTGGCACGCGCGTTCGAGCCATTCTTCACCACGAAGCCGGTCGGCCAGGGAACCGGCCTCGGTCTCAGCCAGCTCTACGGCTTCGCCAGGCAATCGGGAGGGCATGCCCGGATCGACAGCATGGAGGGACGGGGAACGAGCGTGAAGCTCTACCTGCCTCGCCATGGCGGCGTGCCGGTAGCGGCGGTGGAGCCCGTCGCGGAACCCTCGCCGAGCGCGGAGGGCCAGGGAACCATCCTCGTCGTGGAGGATGAGATGATCGTGTCCATGGTCCTGGTCGAAACATTGGAGGAGCAGGGCTACACGGTGCTCGATGCCGCCGAGGGGCAGTCCGCTCTGCGGATCCTGGAAGGCCCCGTTCCGATCGACCTGCTGGTCACCGACGTCGGGCTGCCGGGCATCAACGGGCGGCAGCTCGCCGAGATGGCGAGGGTCTTGAGACCGGCGCTGAAGGTGCTGTTCCTGACGGGCTATGCGCGCCCGGCGGCCGATGGCGACGCCTTCCTGGGGCCGGACACGGGGCTTATCAGCAAGCCGGTCGCGATGGACTCCTTCCTGGCCAAGGTCCGGTCCATGACGAAGCGGGCCTGA
- a CDS encoding YybH family protein gives MADQGEDDDDAIRTVLRDRAGAIRAKDAGGALAAFAADAVTFDLAPPLAKAGPDALDWSDLEDWFATWRGPIGYELADFSVAVDGDHACCHGFVRISGTKTDGEEVSVWARQTLFLRRFTPSWLIVHEHTSVPFHMDGSYRAAVDLKP, from the coding sequence ATGGCGGACCAAGGCGAAGACGATGATGATGCGATCCGCACGGTGTTGCGCGATCGGGCGGGCGCGATCCGCGCCAAGGATGCCGGCGGGGCTCTCGCGGCTTTCGCGGCCGATGCCGTGACATTCGATCTGGCGCCTCCCCTGGCGAAGGCCGGTCCGGATGCGCTGGACTGGTCGGACCTGGAGGACTGGTTCGCGACCTGGCGCGGTCCGATCGGCTATGAGCTCGCGGATTTCTCCGTGGCGGTTGACGGCGACCATGCCTGCTGCCACGGCTTCGTCCGGATCAGCGGAACCAAGACGGATGGCGAGGAGGTCTCGGTCTGGGCGAGGCAGACCTTGTTCCTGCGGCGATTCACCCCTTCGTGGCTGATCGTCCACGAGCATACGTCGGTTCCGTTCCACATGGACGGCAGCTACAGGGCTGCCGTCGACCTGAAGCCCTGA
- a CDS encoding VOC family protein: MSEAVANAPVLGGVVPYLMVDGAIRAARFYERAFGAVEIARQPADDQGRTMHVHLHVNGGSVMLNDPYPEYGQPLKAPQAFTLHMKVDDVDAWWRRAVDAGAEVVMPLQDMFWGDRYGQLRDPFGVTWSLAAPVRA, from the coding sequence ATGAGCGAAGCTGTTGCGAACGCACCCGTCCTGGGAGGCGTGGTGCCGTATCTCATGGTCGACGGTGCGATCCGGGCGGCTCGGTTTTACGAACGGGCTTTCGGGGCGGTGGAGATCGCGCGCCAGCCGGCCGACGACCAGGGGCGGACGATGCATGTCCACCTGCATGTGAACGGCGGATCCGTGATGCTGAACGATCCCTATCCGGAGTACGGCCAGCCCCTGAAGGCACCACAGGCCTTCACGCTGCACATGAAGGTCGACGATGTCGACGCCTGGTGGCGGCGGGCCGTCGATGCCGGGGCGGAAGTGGTGATGCCGCTGCAGGACATGTTCTGGGGGGATCGGTACGGGCAACTCCGCGATCCGTTCGGCGTGACTTGGTCGCTCGCAGCGCCGGTCCGGGCCTGA
- a CDS encoding YeiH family protein: MWPGLLLASAVALAALALGRVPGLTGFSPLILAIVIGIVFRAVAGMPAPARPGVVLSMRGLLRLAIVLLGLQLTAGQVAEVGVAGIAVIVATVVCTFGFTVRLGRFLGVDRGLTELIAAGTSICGASAVVAANTATGARDEDVAYAVACVTVFGSVAMIVYPLLAGPAGLDPHAYGIWAGASIHEVAQVVAAAFQGGSEAGEIGSVAKLSRVMMLAPVVVALGLLASMRARRGGEARGQGRAPAPWFVLGFIGMVCINSVVAIPAEAKAVIAAATTFLLSLALAGMGLETDLARLRARGLRPLVLGGAASLFIAGFSLGLIKAFL; encoded by the coding sequence GTGTGGCCGGGCCTGTTGCTGGCGTCGGCGGTCGCGCTGGCCGCCCTCGCCCTGGGCCGCGTTCCCGGCCTGACCGGGTTCAGCCCCCTGATACTCGCGATCGTGATCGGCATCGTGTTCCGCGCCGTGGCCGGGATGCCCGCCCCGGCGCGGCCGGGCGTCGTCCTGTCGATGCGGGGCCTGCTCCGGCTCGCTATCGTGCTGCTCGGCCTTCAGCTTACGGCGGGTCAGGTGGCGGAGGTCGGGGTGGCCGGAATCGCCGTGATCGTGGCGACGGTCGTCTGCACCTTCGGGTTCACGGTCCGGCTGGGACGATTCCTGGGCGTGGACCGCGGACTGACCGAACTGATCGCGGCCGGCACCTCGATCTGCGGGGCTTCCGCGGTGGTCGCCGCCAATACGGCGACGGGCGCGCGGGACGAGGATGTCGCCTACGCGGTCGCCTGCGTGACCGTGTTCGGCTCGGTCGCGATGATCGTCTATCCCTTGCTGGCCGGACCGGCCGGCCTTGACCCGCATGCCTACGGGATTTGGGCGGGAGCGTCGATCCACGAGGTGGCGCAGGTGGTCGCGGCCGCTTTCCAGGGCGGGAGCGAGGCCGGGGAGATCGGCAGCGTCGCGAAACTGTCCCGCGTCATGATGCTGGCGCCGGTCGTGGTCGCCTTGGGCCTGCTGGCATCAATGAGGGCGCGCCGTGGCGGCGAGGCCCGTGGCCAGGGCCGCGCGCCGGCACCCTGGTTCGTGCTGGGGTTCATCGGGATGGTCTGCATCAACAGCGTCGTCGCGATACCGGCCGAGGCGAAAGCGGTCATTGCCGCGGCCACCACTTTCCTGCTGTCGCTGGCGCTGGCCGGCATGGGGCTGGAAACCGATCTCGCCCGACTGCGCGCCAGGGGCCTCCGGCCATTGGTCCTGGGAGGAGCAGCTTCCTTGTTCATCGCCGGCTTCAGCCTGGGACTGATCAAGGCTTTCCTGTAA
- a CDS encoding LysR family transcriptional regulator, which yields MTLEQLRIFVAVAEREHVTQGARDLNLTQSATSAAIAALEARYAIKLFDRVGRRIALTETGRIFLAEAKAVLARASAAETVLGDLAGLRRGSLGLAASQTVANYWLPRVIHQYRRRYPGIALTLTIGNTEFVSGLVHGGAADLGFTEGEIDAPALTIRPVAEDELVLVVAPGHPWAGRRPEPRDDFPREPWVFRERGSGTRSIFEAVLPTMGVDPRTLEIRLELPSNEAVRAAVEAGAGATVISRLVAESSLKAGTLVGVDLTLPKRRFYAMRHRERYLTRAAQEFWRLVAEES from the coding sequence ATGACGCTGGAGCAGCTTCGCATCTTCGTCGCGGTCGCCGAACGGGAGCACGTCACCCAGGGCGCACGCGATCTCAACCTGACGCAGTCGGCGACCAGTGCGGCCATCGCGGCGCTGGAGGCGCGCTATGCGATCAAGCTCTTCGATCGGGTCGGGCGGCGAATCGCGCTGACGGAGACGGGGCGGATCTTCCTTGCGGAAGCGAAGGCGGTGCTGGCCCGCGCGTCGGCCGCGGAGACGGTCCTCGGCGATCTTGCCGGGCTGAGGCGGGGTTCTCTCGGACTCGCCGCGAGCCAGACCGTCGCGAATTATTGGCTGCCCCGCGTCATCCATCAGTATCGCCGCCGCTATCCCGGCATCGCCCTGACATTGACGATCGGGAACACCGAATTCGTGTCGGGTCTGGTCCATGGGGGAGCGGCGGACCTCGGCTTCACCGAGGGAGAGATCGATGCCCCCGCCCTGACGATCCGTCCCGTCGCCGAGGACGAGCTGGTGCTTGTCGTGGCGCCCGGTCATCCCTGGGCCGGGCGGCGACCGGAGCCAAGGGACGATTTCCCGAGGGAGCCCTGGGTCTTCCGGGAGCGCGGATCGGGAACCAGATCGATCTTCGAGGCCGTCCTGCCGACCATGGGGGTCGACCCGCGGACGCTTGAGATCCGCCTTGAACTTCCGTCCAACGAGGCGGTGCGTGCAGCGGTGGAGGCGGGAGCCGGTGCGACCGTGATTTCAAGGCTGGTTGCGGAAAGTTCCCTGAAAGCGGGAACGCTGGTCGGAGTCGACCTAACCCTGCCGAAACGGCGCTTCTATGCGATGAGGCATCGGGAACGTTATCTCACGCGGGCGGCGCAGGAATTCTGGCGGTTGGTCGCGGAGGAATCCTGA
- a CDS encoding DegQ family serine endoprotease, whose amino-acid sequence MIPSHHRPHRAGAGRRLLALPLAAFIGAAGFGLPVPASAQSGPPGFADLAEEQIKTVVNISTTQSRGAGGPGLPGRPPGQGPGGPGGPGGPGGPGGPGGPDIPEFPPGSPFEEFFRQFREQQPTPRPVTALGSGFIIDPGGLVVTNNHVVADADEIQVTLHDDTVLDAELVGNDPLTDLALLRIKSDKPLPSARWGDSSRLRIGDWLMAIGNPFGLGGTVTTGILSARARDINQGPYDEFLQTDASINRGNSGGPLFNMAGEVIGINTAIFSPTGGSIGIGFAVPSSLARPVLEQIRDHGKPRRGWLGVQIQAVTPEIAESLQLAEPRGALVTTVTGGGPAERAGIRQGDVILRFNGQDVDAMRQLPRLVADTPIGQQADVVVQRGGEDRTIKVTVGDLDEAQQSAALGAEQTPPDGDTTSPPTTETLGMTLSTLDPATRDAFSIPDTVEGVVVTEAAQDSPAAGQGIAPGDVIVEVGQEPVESPEDVTSRIDQARQAGRKNVLMLLSRGGELRFVPLPLEG is encoded by the coding sequence ATGATCCCGTCTCACCATCGCCCGCATCGCGCCGGAGCCGGTCGGCGACTGCTGGCCTTGCCGCTTGCCGCGTTTATCGGCGCAGCCGGGTTTGGCCTGCCCGTACCGGCTTCGGCGCAGAGCGGGCCGCCCGGTTTCGCGGATCTCGCGGAAGAACAGATCAAGACCGTCGTGAACATCTCGACGACCCAGTCCCGGGGGGCGGGCGGTCCGGGGCTCCCCGGGCGGCCTCCGGGGCAGGGTCCCGGCGGCCCGGGCGGTCCAGGGGGGCCCGGCGGTCCAGGGGGGCCCGGCGGTCCCGATATTCCGGAATTTCCCCCTGGGTCGCCGTTCGAGGAGTTCTTCCGCCAGTTCCGCGAGCAACAGCCGACGCCGAGGCCCGTCACGGCGCTGGGGTCCGGCTTCATCATCGACCCCGGCGGGCTCGTGGTGACGAACAACCACGTGGTCGCCGACGCCGACGAGATCCAGGTCACGCTCCACGACGACACCGTGCTCGACGCGGAACTGGTGGGCAACGATCCCCTGACCGATCTGGCGCTGCTGCGGATCAAGAGCGACAAGCCTCTGCCCTCCGCGCGCTGGGGCGACTCAAGCCGCCTGAGGATCGGCGACTGGCTGATGGCGATCGGCAATCCGTTCGGCCTGGGCGGAACCGTCACCACGGGCATCCTGTCGGCGCGGGCGCGCGACATCAACCAGGGTCCCTATGACGAATTTCTGCAGACCGACGCCTCGATCAACCGCGGCAACTCCGGCGGACCGCTTTTCAACATGGCAGGCGAGGTGATCGGCATCAACACCGCCATCTTCTCCCCGACCGGCGGCAGCATCGGCATCGGCTTCGCCGTGCCGTCGTCGCTGGCAAGGCCGGTGCTGGAGCAGATCCGCGACCACGGCAAGCCGCGCCGGGGCTGGCTGGGCGTGCAGATCCAGGCCGTCACCCCGGAGATCGCGGAGAGCCTGCAGCTGGCCGAGCCGCGCGGGGCGCTGGTGACGACGGTGACCGGCGGCGGCCCGGCCGAGAGGGCGGGCATCCGGCAAGGCGACGTGATCCTGCGGTTCAACGGCCAGGACGTCGATGCCATGCGCCAGCTGCCCCGCCTCGTCGCCGACACGCCGATCGGCCAGCAGGCCGACGTCGTCGTCCAGCGCGGCGGCGAGGACCGGACGATCAAGGTCACGGTCGGGGATCTGGACGAGGCGCAGCAATCGGCCGCGCTGGGAGCCGAGCAGACGCCGCCCGACGGCGACACCACCAGCCCGCCGACGACGGAGACGCTCGGCATGACGCTTTCGACCCTGGATCCGGCGACACGCGACGCGTTCAGCATCCCGGATACGGTCGAGGGCGTCGTGGTGACCGAAGCCGCGCAGGACAGCCCGGCCGCAGGGCAGGGGATCGCTCCGGGCGACGTGATCGTGGAGGTGGGCCAGGAGCCGGTCGAAAGCCCCGAGGACGTCACGTCGAGGATCGACCAGGCGCGTCAGGCGGGCCGCAAGAACGTGCTGATGTTGCTGAGCCGGGGCGGCGAACTGCGCTTCGTGCCGCTGCCGCTGGAGGGCTGA
- a CDS encoding zinc dependent phospholipase C family protein: protein MPKELTHILFADAVAADLEAGGRTGLASLLRRERATLHFGSIATDTLFYGFTLPVLDRDFHPWGDIIHGEEGEDTGTPIREMLERLRGGTTERAGRASDDAKFAFVCGFLTHMALDIVFHPWVYSVTGQYYDADPVQRTDSQMRHRLAESWLDLLMLGRRGTDLAHFGALEAVRRNGTSNLACLGFFADCFRSAWRIDGDVGRYARRFYRVQMLLTRQFASPAAMRAVARANRMTDGRLRAFLALFYPADADRLPTDLFAFQGYRHPVTGERVAATLESMWSDARRLAVDLVTAADGIRKGASSDALDAVLDGRSLDVGLSRCPARMAVHFDIFPADRMWGYPGPVTSPR from the coding sequence ATGCCGAAGGAGTTGACGCATATCCTGTTCGCGGACGCCGTGGCGGCCGACCTGGAAGCAGGCGGCCGGACCGGCTTGGCGAGCCTGCTGAGGCGCGAACGCGCGACGCTCCATTTCGGTTCGATCGCCACCGACACGCTCTTCTACGGGTTCACGCTGCCGGTACTGGACCGGGACTTCCACCCCTGGGGCGACATCATCCACGGGGAGGAGGGCGAGGATACCGGCACGCCGATCCGCGAAATGCTGGAACGGCTGCGCGGCGGCACGACGGAAAGGGCCGGGAGGGCTTCCGACGACGCCAAGTTCGCCTTCGTCTGCGGTTTCCTGACCCACATGGCGCTGGATATCGTCTTCCATCCCTGGGTCTACTCGGTGACCGGGCAGTATTACGATGCCGATCCTGTGCAACGGACCGACTCGCAAATGCGCCATCGGCTTGCGGAGTCCTGGCTTGACCTGCTGATGCTCGGCCGGCGGGGAACCGACCTCGCCCATTTCGGCGCCCTGGAGGCGGTGCGGCGGAACGGGACCTCCAATCTCGCCTGCCTTGGTTTCTTCGCGGACTGCTTCCGGTCGGCCTGGCGGATCGACGGTGACGTCGGACGCTACGCGCGGCGCTTCTACAGGGTCCAGATGCTTCTGACGCGGCAGTTCGCGTCCCCCGCCGCGATGAGGGCCGTCGCGCGGGCGAACAGGATGACGGACGGACGCCTGCGCGCTTTCCTGGCCCTGTTCTATCCCGCCGATGCGGACCGCCTGCCGACGGATCTGTTCGCCTTCCAGGGATACCGCCACCCGGTCACGGGGGAACGGGTGGCGGCGACGCTGGAGTCGATGTGGAGTGACGCCCGGCGACTGGCGGTCGATCTGGTGACCGCCGCCGACGGCATCAGGAAGGGAGCATCGTCGGACGCTCTCGACGCGGTGCTGGACGGCCGCAGCCTCGACGTCGGCCTATCCCGCTGTCCGGCCAGAATGGCCGTTCACTTCGACATCTTCCCGGCGGACCGGATGTGGGGCTATCCCGGTCCGGTCACTTCGCCGCGATGA
- a CDS encoding RidA family protein, whose translation MSIQRFKIGPRMSQVVVHNDTVYLAGQVAEDTTADAKGQTEQILRQIDELLALVGTDKSKLLSATVYLSEMAHFGALNAVWEAWVDASNPPVRATVEAKLAAPKYQVEIAVIAAK comes from the coding sequence ATGTCCATCCAGCGTTTCAAGATCGGCCCGCGCATGAGCCAGGTGGTCGTCCACAACGACACCGTCTACCTCGCCGGCCAGGTCGCCGAGGACACCACCGCCGACGCGAAGGGCCAGACCGAGCAGATCCTGCGCCAGATCGACGAACTCCTCGCCCTCGTCGGCACCGACAAGAGCAAGCTGCTGTCGGCCACCGTCTATCTCAGCGAAATGGCCCATTTCGGCGCGCTGAACGCCGTCTGGGAAGCCTGGGTGGATGCCTCGAACCCGCCGGTCCGCGCCACCGTCGAGGCGAAGCTGGCGGCCCCCAAGTATCAGGTCGAAATCGCGGTCATCGCGGCGAAGTGA
- a CDS encoding ROK family protein, producing MIRIGIDLGGTKIEGIAIDRNGRELSRRRIGTPRGNYAATLEALAGLVSWLEERAGGSGTVGIGIPGVVLPPGGLVRKANSTWLIGHSLGDDLGALAGRPVRVQNDANCFAVSEAADGAGAGFDTVFGAIVGTGTGAGIVTGGRVLTGRNGIAGEWGHTSLPWPGAGEHPGPACYCGRAGCIETWISGPAFAADHARITGERLSAQEIAALADAGDPGASASLERYADRLARSLAMVIDVLDPDVIVLGGGMSNVARLYPMLPPLLSRWCISDTVDTPILPARHGDSSGVRGAAWLWSAAEGAAP from the coding sequence ATGATCCGCATCGGCATCGATCTTGGTGGCACCAAAATCGAGGGAATCGCCATAGACCGCAACGGTCGGGAACTCTCCCGCCGCAGAATCGGCACACCGCGTGGCAATTATGCAGCAACCCTGGAGGCGCTGGCGGGACTGGTATCCTGGCTGGAGGAGCGGGCCGGCGGTTCCGGCACCGTGGGCATCGGCATACCCGGCGTCGTGCTGCCGCCCGGCGGCTTGGTCAGGAAGGCGAATTCCACCTGGCTGATCGGCCACTCGCTGGGCGACGATCTCGGCGCTCTGGCCGGTCGCCCGGTACGGGTGCAGAACGATGCCAATTGTTTCGCGGTGTCGGAAGCGGCGGACGGCGCCGGCGCGGGTTTCGACACGGTGTTCGGCGCGATCGTCGGAACGGGAACCGGTGCCGGCATCGTGACCGGGGGCAGGGTGCTGACCGGCCGCAACGGGATAGCCGGCGAGTGGGGGCACACTTCCCTGCCGTGGCCGGGCGCCGGCGAGCATCCCGGCCCGGCCTGCTATTGCGGCCGGGCCGGCTGCATCGAGACCTGGATCTCCGGGCCGGCGTTCGCCGCCGACCACGCGCGGATCACGGGAGAGCGGCTTTCGGCGCAGGAGATCGCGGCCCTGGCGGACGCGGGCGATCCCGGCGCCTCCGCGAGCCTCGAGCGCTACGCCGACCGGCTGGCGCGCAGCCTCGCCATGGTGATCGACGTGCTCGACCCCGACGTGATCGTGCTGGGGGGCGGAATGTCCAACGTCGCCCGCCTCTATCCGATGCTGCCGCCGCTGCTGAGCCGCTGGTGCATCTCCGATACGGTGGACACGCCCATCCTTCCCGCCCGCCATGGCGACTCCAGCGGCGTCCGCGGGGCCGCCTGGCTGTGGAGCGCCGCCGAGGGCGCGGCCCCGTGA